A single window of Hymenobacter sp. APR13 DNA harbors:
- a CDS encoding DUF2459 domain-containing protein, which produces MSAAFTAFILLLMTGALLPVNRRFRQTPDGVPVFVVSNGTHTDVVLPLREPRTGISWLPHLPDSTLRARFGSYPYAAFGWGSEGFYLASYGRQLPGPGVVLRAVVPGPTLMHVRFLRQAPVAGPRVVPLRISVAQYQALAAQVAASFQTDSLQHYQLRNAAGYTPTDFFFRATGRYHALRTCNDWTVRTLRRAGLRVPLKSPLAAPVLVQARRAR; this is translated from the coding sequence ATGTCGGCCGCCTTTACCGCTTTTATCCTGTTGCTGATGACCGGCGCACTGCTGCCCGTCAACCGCCGGTTCCGGCAGACGCCCGACGGCGTGCCCGTGTTTGTGGTATCCAACGGCACCCACACCGACGTGGTGCTGCCGCTACGGGAGCCGCGCACCGGCATCAGCTGGCTGCCCCACCTGCCCGATTCCACGCTGCGGGCCCGGTTCGGCAGCTACCCCTACGCCGCGTTTGGTTGGGGCAGCGAAGGCTTCTATCTGGCCTCCTACGGCCGCCAGCTGCCGGGCCCCGGCGTGGTGCTGCGGGCCGTGGTACCGGGCCCCACGCTCATGCACGTGCGGTTTCTGCGCCAGGCCCCGGTGGCTGGCCCCCGCGTGGTACCGTTGCGCATTTCGGTGGCGCAATACCAAGCGCTGGCCGCTCAGGTGGCCGCCTCGTTTCAGACCGACAGCCTGCAGCACTACCAGCTGCGCAACGCCGCCGGCTACACGCCTACAGACTTTTTCTTCCGGGCCACCGGCCGCTACCACGCCCTGCGCACCTGCAACGACTGGACCGTGCGCACCCTGCGCCGGGCCGGGCTGCGGGTGCCGCTGAAGTCGCCGCTGGCGGCGCCGGTGCTGGTGCAGGCGCGGCGGGCGCGCTAA
- the hisS gene encoding histidine--tRNA ligase: protein MSVQKPSIPRGTRDFGPAVVARRNYIFGVIRRVFEKFGYAPLETPTLENLSVLTGKYGDEGDQLLFKVLNSGDFAKDVTADDLAADNRSKRLLPKVAEKGLRYDLTVPFARYVVMNRGTLTFPFKRYQIQPVWRADRPQRGRYREFYQCDADVVGTDSLLCEAEIVLMMSEVLTTLGLTDHTIKINHRRVLGAFYQALGGEGTETDLFVAIDKLDKIGREGVEKELAERGFSAAAIERLFDLLGVEGHFEEKLERLLAGFVTAGVAPDNATADGYKGLQDLKRVLDYLRGFGFEKWDNLEFDVTLARGLSYYTGCIFEIKINNVNMGSVSGGGRYDNLTGAFGLPGVSGVGFSFGVDRLYDCLEELQLFPAAVATTTRCLLTNFDADSETAVLPVLRALREAGVASELFPEAGKLGKQFKYADAKGIPYVLIQGPEERAAGLFKLKTLASGEERTVSLADVLAELAR, encoded by the coding sequence ATGAGCGTTCAAAAACCCAGCATCCCGCGCGGCACCCGCGACTTTGGCCCGGCCGTGGTGGCCCGCCGCAACTATATTTTCGGCGTTATTCGCCGCGTGTTCGAGAAGTTCGGCTACGCCCCGCTCGAAACCCCGACCCTGGAGAATCTGTCGGTGCTGACCGGCAAGTACGGCGACGAAGGCGACCAGCTGCTGTTTAAAGTCCTGAACTCCGGCGACTTCGCCAAGGACGTGACGGCCGACGACCTCGCTGCCGACAACCGCAGCAAGCGCCTGCTCCCCAAAGTGGCCGAAAAAGGCCTGCGCTACGACCTCACGGTGCCTTTCGCGCGCTACGTGGTGATGAACCGCGGCACACTCACGTTCCCGTTCAAGCGCTACCAAATTCAACCCGTATGGCGCGCCGACCGGCCCCAGCGCGGGCGCTACCGCGAGTTTTACCAGTGCGACGCCGACGTAGTGGGCACCGATTCGCTGCTCTGCGAAGCCGAAATCGTGCTGATGATGAGCGAGGTGCTGACCACGCTGGGCCTCACCGACCACACCATCAAAATCAACCACCGCCGCGTGCTGGGTGCCTTCTACCAGGCGTTGGGCGGTGAGGGCACCGAAACCGACCTGTTCGTGGCCATCGACAAACTCGACAAGATCGGGCGCGAAGGCGTGGAAAAGGAGCTGGCCGAGCGTGGCTTCTCGGCGGCGGCTATTGAGCGGCTGTTCGATTTGCTGGGCGTGGAAGGCCACTTCGAGGAGAAGCTTGAGCGCCTGCTGGCTGGCTTCGTGACGGCCGGCGTGGCCCCCGACAACGCCACCGCCGACGGCTACAAAGGCCTGCAGGACCTGAAGCGCGTGCTGGACTACCTGCGCGGCTTCGGCTTCGAGAAGTGGGACAACCTGGAGTTCGACGTGACGCTGGCCCGCGGCCTGAGCTACTACACGGGCTGCATCTTCGAAATCAAGATCAACAACGTGAACATGGGCAGCGTGAGCGGCGGCGGCCGCTACGACAACCTTACCGGGGCCTTCGGGCTGCCGGGCGTGTCGGGCGTGGGCTTCTCGTTCGGCGTCGACCGCCTCTACGACTGCCTGGAGGAGCTGCAGCTGTTTCCGGCGGCCGTAGCCACCACCACCCGCTGCCTGCTCACCAACTTCGACGCCGATAGCGAAACGGCCGTACTGCCGGTGCTGCGCGCCCTGCGCGAGGCCGGCGTGGCTTCGGAGTTGTTTCCGGAGGCCGGCAAGCTGGGCAAGCAGTTCAAGTACGCCGATGCCAAGGGCATCCCCTACGTGCTCATCCAGGGCCCCGAGGAGCGTGCCGCCGGCCTGTTCAAGCTCAAAACCCTGGCCAGCGGCGAAGAGCGCACCGTTTCGCTGGCCGACGTGCTGGCCGAGCTGGCGCGGTAG
- the hutH gene encoding histidine ammonia-lyase, with protein MPEDYVLSPATHLDLATLDQLLCTKARVVLGDDARQRIATCHQYLHDRLERSDAPVYGINTGFGALCNQTIAAGQRQQLQQNLMMSHACGTGEEVPAELVRLMLLLKVQSLSYGHSGVQVATAQRLLDFYNRGMLPVVYQQGSLGASGDLAPLAHLCLPLLGLGEVNYEGYRLAAADAMSLFSWAPLTLEAKEGLALLNGTQFMLAYAVHGLLRVQRLLAAADVIGALSLEAFDGLAEPFDARLHQLRPHAGQVAVAGRVRALLAGSELQSRPKTAVQDPYSFRCMPQVHGASRDAVAYVQQTVETECNAVTDNPNIFPADDAILSGGNFHGQPLALALDMLAIATAEIGSISQQRTTQLIGGQRGLPPFLVAEPGLNSGLMIPQYTAAGIVSQNKQLCTPASVDSVVSSNGQEDHVSMGANAATKALRVVQNVEQLLGIELLNATQALEFRRPARTSEALEQVVAAFREKVSFVSHDRVLYPDLHAAADFVRSYPWQ; from the coding sequence ATGCCCGAAGATTACGTTCTTTCGCCCGCCACCCACCTCGACCTCGCCACCCTCGACCAGCTGCTGTGCACCAAGGCGCGCGTTGTTTTAGGCGACGACGCCCGCCAGCGCATTGCCACCTGCCACCAGTACCTCCACGACCGGCTGGAGCGCTCCGACGCGCCGGTGTACGGCATCAATACCGGCTTCGGGGCACTCTGCAACCAAACCATTGCGGCAGGGCAGCGCCAGCAGCTGCAGCAGAACCTGATGATGTCGCACGCCTGCGGCACGGGCGAGGAGGTGCCGGCCGAGTTGGTGCGCCTGATGCTGCTGCTGAAGGTGCAGAGCCTGAGCTACGGCCACAGCGGCGTGCAGGTGGCCACTGCCCAGCGCCTGCTCGATTTCTACAACCGCGGCATGCTGCCGGTGGTGTATCAGCAGGGCTCGTTGGGTGCCAGCGGCGACCTAGCCCCGCTGGCGCACCTGTGCTTGCCGCTGCTGGGGCTGGGTGAAGTCAACTACGAAGGCTACCGCCTGGCCGCGGCTGACGCCATGAGCCTATTCAGTTGGGCACCGCTCACGCTGGAAGCCAAAGAGGGCCTAGCGCTGCTCAACGGCACCCAGTTTATGCTGGCCTACGCCGTGCACGGGCTGCTGCGGGTGCAGCGTCTGCTGGCCGCCGCCGACGTCATCGGGGCTTTGTCGCTGGAGGCGTTTGATGGGCTGGCCGAGCCATTTGATGCGCGCCTGCACCAGCTGCGGCCCCACGCCGGGCAGGTGGCGGTGGCGGGCCGCGTGCGGGCGTTGCTGGCCGGCTCCGAGCTGCAAAGCCGGCCGAAAACTGCCGTGCAGGACCCCTACTCGTTCCGGTGCATGCCCCAGGTGCACGGCGCCTCCCGCGACGCCGTGGCCTACGTACAGCAAACCGTGGAAACCGAGTGCAACGCCGTCACCGACAACCCCAACATCTTCCCCGCCGACGACGCCATCCTGAGCGGCGGCAACTTCCACGGCCAGCCGCTGGCCCTGGCCCTCGACATGCTGGCCATTGCCACCGCCGAAATCGGCAGTATCTCGCAGCAGCGCACCACCCAGCTCATTGGCGGGCAGCGGGGGCTGCCGCCGTTTCTGGTGGCCGAGCCCGGCCTGAACTCGGGCCTGATGATTCCGCAGTACACAGCCGCCGGCATCGTGAGCCAGAACAAGCAGCTCTGCACCCCGGCCTCGGTGGACAGCGTGGTGAGCAGCAACGGCCAGGAAGACCACGTGAGCATGGGCGCTAACGCCGCCACCAAGGCCTTGCGCGTGGTGCAGAACGTGGAGCAGCTGCTGGGCATCGAGCTGCTGAATGCCACCCAGGCGCTGGAATTCCGCCGACCCGCTCGCACCTCGGAGGCGCTGGAGCAGGTGGTGGCCGCGTTCCGCGAGAAAGTGTCCTTTGTGAGCCACGACCGGGTACTTTACCCCGACCTGCACGCCGCCGCCGACTTCGTGCGCAGCTACCCGTGGCAGTAG
- a CDS encoding T9SS C-terminal target domain-containing protein: MRSVKFLYLWLLLGMLLSPAEPALAQACTSSPNPPACTFVAVDVQTNQIVEKLCVGRAVRFDLCSGRPPLVYFYQVLSGTNAYPNPCGPGLRPSPFVYTPTAAGPVTVTENGQAQAGGGVSTIYFRVFEVYDNPVPAFTVAACSPGFVQVTLPGAPYNSYTVQIGSSTFAAQPGQVRTFPVPPGATSITVAGIYSDSDLCTRSATQPLPQLAAPGPLVIQRLSVQSSSVVLETAPLVAGYSYTVEQADFATPTTFQAVPGAVANGLSGFTVPAARPGYYRLRRTDICQQAQAISEPVSTLTLTAQPAERRNELVWQLGPNPATYELTRNGTPLPAPPPAARSYSDTAVACGLRYTYRLTARYAGGVSSVSEAVSVLATATQAPATPRLLATFDERNRVVLTASVARFPSTGQLTYLRDNTVLGTTAARTLRDSLASYSPETAPCYQVRFEDDCANRSAVSAAFCPVVLAAELAGTRNSAVRLRWSGLRGAPAAATADSLRYRLLVLNPDNTVRNSYAVSSRGTYLDQLLPTDLQAVRYRLEVTGAGLPAASYSNIASAVRPLEAYVPTAFTPNGDGLNDVLEVKGRFLRTYTFTVVDRNGQEVFRGTDRTQAWDGRIRGQQPVLGAYVWRFEAVDAAGKTVVQHGTVTIVK, encoded by the coding sequence ATGCGTTCCGTGAAGTTTCTCTACCTCTGGTTGTTGCTGGGAATGCTGCTGTCCCCTGCTGAGCCGGCCCTGGCCCAAGCCTGCACTTCCTCGCCGAATCCGCCGGCGTGCACCTTTGTGGCGGTGGATGTGCAAACCAACCAGATAGTAGAAAAGCTGTGCGTGGGCCGTGCCGTCCGCTTTGATTTGTGTTCGGGCCGGCCGCCGCTGGTGTATTTCTACCAGGTTCTGTCCGGCACCAACGCCTACCCCAACCCCTGCGGCCCCGGCCTGCGCCCCTCTCCTTTCGTTTACACGCCCACGGCCGCCGGCCCCGTTACGGTCACCGAGAACGGCCAGGCGCAGGCGGGCGGCGGCGTTTCCACCATCTATTTCCGGGTGTTCGAGGTCTACGACAATCCCGTGCCGGCCTTCACGGTGGCGGCCTGCTCGCCGGGATTTGTGCAGGTGACGCTGCCCGGAGCGCCTTATAACAGTTACACCGTCCAGATTGGCAGCAGCACGTTTGCGGCCCAGCCCGGGCAGGTGCGCACGTTTCCGGTGCCGCCCGGCGCCACGTCCATCACGGTGGCCGGCATTTACTCCGACAGCGACCTGTGCACCCGTTCGGCCACGCAGCCGCTACCGCAACTGGCCGCGCCGGGGCCACTGGTTATCCAGCGCCTGAGTGTGCAGAGCAGTTCGGTGGTGCTGGAAACCGCGCCGCTGGTAGCCGGCTACTCCTACACGGTCGAGCAGGCCGATTTCGCTACGCCGACCACCTTCCAGGCGGTACCCGGGGCCGTGGCCAACGGCCTGAGCGGCTTCACGGTGCCGGCCGCGCGGCCCGGCTACTACCGCCTGCGCCGCACCGACATCTGCCAGCAGGCCCAGGCTATTTCTGAGCCGGTGAGCACACTCACGCTGACGGCCCAGCCTGCTGAGCGCCGCAACGAGCTGGTGTGGCAGCTTGGTCCCAACCCTGCCACCTACGAGCTGACACGCAACGGCACGCCCCTGCCCGCCCCGCCGCCCGCCGCCCGCTCCTACTCCGATACGGCTGTGGCCTGCGGCCTCCGCTACACCTACCGCCTCACGGCGCGGTATGCAGGCGGCGTTTCGTCAGTTTCAGAGGCCGTTTCGGTGCTGGCTACGGCCACCCAGGCGCCAGCCACGCCCCGGCTGCTGGCGACCTTCGATGAGCGCAACCGGGTGGTGCTGACGGCCAGCGTGGCCCGCTTCCCCAGCACCGGCCAGCTCACTTACCTGCGCGACAACACTGTGCTGGGCACCACGGCGGCCCGTACTCTTCGCGACTCACTAGCCAGCTACAGCCCGGAAACAGCGCCGTGCTACCAGGTACGGTTCGAGGACGACTGCGCCAACCGCTCGGCGGTCAGTGCGGCCTTCTGCCCGGTGGTGCTGGCCGCCGAGCTGGCCGGCACCCGCAACTCAGCCGTGCGGCTGCGATGGTCGGGACTGCGCGGTGCCCCCGCCGCCGCCACCGCTGACTCGCTGCGTTACCGCCTGTTGGTGCTCAACCCCGACAACACGGTGCGCAACAGTTACGCTGTCAGTTCCCGCGGCACCTACCTCGACCAGCTGCTCCCCACCGACCTGCAAGCCGTGCGCTACCGCCTGGAAGTGACGGGCGCGGGCCTGCCGGCTGCCAGCTACTCCAACATTGCCAGCGCAGTGCGTCCCCTCGAAGCCTACGTTCCGACGGCCTTCACCCCCAACGGCGACGGCCTCAACGATGTGCTGGAAGTGAAGGGCCGGTTTTTGCGCACCTACACCTTCACGGTAGTGGACCGCAACGGCCAGGAAGTGTTTCGGGGCACTGACCGCACCCAGGCCTGGGACGGCCGTATCCGGGGCCAGCAGCCGGTGCTGGGGGCTTACGTCTGGCGGTTTGAAGCCGTGGATGCCGCCGGCAAAACTGTGGTGCAGCACGGCACCGTCACGATAGTAAAGTAA
- a CDS encoding bestrophin family protein produces MLLDVKLPVYYIFKRILPDILRVLLISVIFQLLKYFFGRYLPEIPLQLATILGSAISLLLAFNVSQSYDRWWEGRKIWGAVVNDSRTLVLQVRSFLQPDALPPQEAADHLTTVAYRQIAWCYSLGESLRSQDPLPSLGRFLSEPDLAYAKAQNNRPLALLALHSMQIRELFQQQAINTFQQVQLDSTLVRLCETMGQAERIKSTVFPANYRLLVHFLIYLFLGTLSLSLVESMGFWEVPVLLLIATTFFLIERTARFLQDPFNNSPTDTPVTAIARNVEINLKQLLQEPNVPAPLTSDTFYLM; encoded by the coding sequence ATGCTGCTCGACGTCAAGCTTCCTGTCTACTACATCTTCAAGCGCATCCTGCCCGACATTTTGCGGGTGCTGCTTATCTCCGTCATTTTCCAACTGCTGAAATATTTCTTCGGCCGCTATCTGCCCGAAATTCCGCTGCAGCTGGCCACCATTCTGGGCAGCGCTATTTCGCTGCTGCTGGCCTTCAACGTGAGCCAGTCGTACGACCGGTGGTGGGAAGGCCGCAAGATTTGGGGGGCCGTCGTGAACGACTCCCGGACGCTGGTGCTGCAGGTGCGCAGCTTCCTACAGCCCGACGCCTTGCCCCCGCAAGAGGCGGCCGACCATCTGACCACCGTCGCCTACCGCCAGATTGCCTGGTGCTATAGCCTGGGCGAATCGTTGCGTAGCCAGGATCCGCTGCCTTCACTGGGCCGCTTCCTGTCGGAGCCTGACCTGGCCTACGCCAAAGCTCAGAACAACCGCCCCTTGGCCCTGCTAGCGCTGCACAGCATGCAGATCAGAGAGCTGTTCCAGCAGCAGGCTATTAACACGTTCCAGCAGGTGCAGCTCGATTCCACGCTGGTGCGACTATGCGAAACGATGGGCCAGGCCGAGCGCATCAAGAGCACCGTGTTTCCGGCCAACTATCGGCTGCTTGTGCATTTTCTGATTTATCTGTTCTTAGGCACGTTGTCGCTGAGCTTGGTGGAGTCGATGGGCTTTTGGGAAGTACCGGTGCTGCTGCTCATTGCCACCACCTTCTTCCTCATCGAGCGCACAGCCCGCTTCCTGCAGGATCCGTTCAACAACTCCCCGACTGATACGCCCGTCACGGCCATTGCGCGCAACGTGGAAATCAACCTCAAGCAGTTGCTGCAGGAGCCCAACGTGCCGGCTCCGCTCACTTCCGATACCTTCTATCTGATGTAA
- a CDS encoding YbaB/EbfC family nucleoid-associated protein codes for MFDMMGMMGKMKELQEKMQQAQQEMQFVTATGEAGGGLVRATANGQRRVIKLEIDDSLLSDREMLADLVVAAVNKALDEAGDKAKEELKRKTSGLIPNIPGLDLGGFGL; via the coding sequence ATGTTTGACATGATGGGCATGATGGGCAAAATGAAAGAGCTGCAGGAGAAAATGCAGCAGGCCCAGCAGGAAATGCAGTTTGTGACGGCCACTGGCGAAGCCGGCGGCGGCCTGGTCCGCGCTACGGCCAACGGCCAGCGCCGGGTGATTAAGCTCGAAATCGACGACTCGCTGCTCTCCGACCGCGAAATGCTGGCCGACCTGGTGGTAGCCGCTGTGAACAAGGCCCTCGATGAAGCCGGCGACAAGGCCAAGGAAGAGCTGAAGCGCAAAACCAGCGGCCTCATCCCCAATATTCCCGGCCTCGACCTCGGCGGCTTTGGCCTCTGA
- a CDS encoding glycosyltransferase family 2 protein, which yields MASDTTSAPCADVAVVILNWNGRDFLRRFLPSVLAHSEGAAVFVADNASTDDSVEVVRQEFLGVQVVQLPDNLGFCQGYNAALDEVRRLGMQASTLTPLHPTPEVSPSQPNSLGFRYYVLLNSDVEVTAGWLSPQRALLESRPQAAACQPKIRQYSPDPAQRALLEYAGAGGGYLDRFGYPFCRGRLFDTLETDHGQYDDPRPVAWATGACMLVRASAWHALGGLESTFFAHMEEIDLCWRLWNAGHEVWYHGGSTVFHVGGGTLHKSNPRKTYLNFRNGLALVYKNTHADELTTTLAVRLLLDWVAALRFLLQGALPDARAILRAQRDFYRRRAYWQQQRQQFPPRLTLAERPGVFRGSLVWAYFGQGKRKFSELDADLLN from the coding sequence TTGGCCTCTGATACTACATCGGCGCCCTGCGCCGATGTGGCCGTAGTAATCCTGAACTGGAACGGGCGCGACTTCCTGCGCCGGTTTCTGCCGTCGGTGCTGGCGCACTCCGAAGGGGCCGCAGTTTTTGTCGCCGACAACGCCTCCACCGACGATTCGGTGGAGGTCGTGCGGCAGGAGTTTCTAGGAGTTCAGGTTGTGCAGCTTCCCGACAATCTGGGCTTCTGCCAGGGCTACAACGCGGCGCTGGACGAAGTACGCCGGTTGGGTATGCAGGCGAGCACACTAACCCCGCTTCATCCGACGCCTGAAGTCAGCCCTAGCCAGCCGAACTCGTTGGGCTTCCGATACTACGTGCTGCTCAATTCCGATGTGGAGGTAACGGCGGGCTGGCTCTCGCCCCAACGGGCGCTGCTGGAAAGCCGGCCGCAGGCCGCGGCGTGCCAGCCGAAAATCCGGCAGTACAGCCCCGACCCAGCCCAACGTGCGCTTCTGGAGTACGCCGGGGCCGGCGGCGGTTACCTCGACCGGTTCGGCTACCCCTTCTGCCGCGGCCGCCTCTTCGACACCCTCGAAACCGACCACGGCCAGTACGACGACCCACGCCCGGTGGCCTGGGCTACCGGCGCCTGCATGCTGGTACGGGCCTCGGCCTGGCACGCGCTAGGCGGGCTGGAGTCCACGTTTTTTGCCCACATGGAGGAAATCGACCTGTGCTGGCGCCTCTGGAATGCCGGCCACGAGGTGTGGTACCACGGCGGCAGCACGGTGTTTCATGTAGGCGGCGGCACGCTGCACAAGTCTAACCCACGCAAAACCTACCTCAACTTCCGCAACGGCCTGGCCCTGGTCTACAAGAACACGCACGCCGACGAGCTGACCACCACGCTGGCCGTGCGGCTACTACTCGACTGGGTGGCGGCCCTGCGCTTCCTGCTACAAGGCGCCCTCCCCGACGCCCGCGCCATCCTACGTGCCCAGCGCGACTTCTACCGCCGCCGCGCCTATTGGCAGCAGCAGCGGCAGCAGTTTCCGCCGCGCCTCACGCTGGCCGAGCGCCCCGGCGTGTTTCGGGGAAGCCTTGTGTGGGCTTACTTCGGGCAGGGCAAACGGAAGTTTTCGGAGCTGGATGCAGATCTACTGAATTGA
- a CDS encoding PspC domain-containing protein: protein MKRLTDYIEKQSFGVCNALGNRLGFSTGSVRLSFVYASFFTFGSPIVLYFALAFWMNVRRAMRRQRSTVWDL, encoded by the coding sequence ATGAAACGACTCACCGACTACATCGAAAAGCAGAGCTTCGGTGTCTGCAACGCCCTGGGCAACCGGTTGGGTTTTTCCACGGGAAGCGTCCGGCTGTCCTTTGTCTACGCGTCGTTCTTCACCTTCGGCTCGCCCATCGTGCTGTACTTCGCGCTGGCCTTCTGGATGAACGTGCGCCGCGCCATGCGCCGGCAGCGCAGCACCGTCTGGGATTTGTAG
- a CDS encoding tetratricopeptide repeat protein: MPRNLSILLLAVAGTLPACTLPRMLKVAQSGQQVSVQPAVLESNGENVLFEVTARVPASHLKKGAAYGLNLRYVYDNGLREDTLGRLSFQSGEYVYDEEKKDQLVIKKQLSFPYAPNKNPGQLLALAEVRELKPNGKRLKGKETRLARGVASTGRLVVRQDTAIALLPELADNNMSGTRVLPFFFDAGRSEIRNFLGTNVAALEDFIEANQRTEKVMIVAGHSPDSLDAHDLRLADKRVQALQRYYKNRVDTDSYLNRVRDIDFETEAYHRRWDLFLNKVQESALKPAQVDSVLLLINDTPGTYAQKEKSLHSLSFFDYLEQYIYPVMRFGTVAVQYTAPKRYDSEIYLLSKKIVDKQLEVDALTPEELRYSATLTPLLAEKQRIYETSAATTGRWEAYHNLAVVLLQRSEKEVSDKVRKAYLRRAAVNFTLAAHRNPTATMFYRVATAYHRAGDKLEALQNYDYAIKLGGARPVLDKVFADKAALEIEIGQLDDALGSLSYSAKSYQNTMNRALIYLLKGNYDGAAGIYQEALTLQPNDPLAYYCLAVVAARQKDEAKLGENLRRAVQLDRKYANRAVEDLEFMDYASGKVFLETLR, translated from the coding sequence TTGCCCCGTAATCTTTCTATTCTGCTGCTGGCGGTGGCCGGCACGCTCCCTGCTTGTACGCTGCCCCGGATGCTGAAGGTTGCGCAAAGCGGCCAGCAAGTGAGCGTGCAGCCGGCGGTGCTGGAAAGCAACGGCGAAAACGTGCTGTTTGAAGTAACGGCCCGCGTGCCGGCCAGCCACCTGAAAAAAGGCGCCGCCTACGGCCTCAACCTGCGCTACGTCTACGACAACGGCCTGCGCGAAGACACGCTGGGCCGCCTCAGCTTTCAGTCGGGCGAGTATGTCTACGATGAGGAAAAGAAAGATCAGCTGGTCATCAAAAAGCAGCTTTCCTTTCCATACGCGCCCAACAAAAACCCCGGCCAGCTGCTGGCCCTGGCCGAAGTGCGGGAGCTGAAGCCCAACGGCAAGCGCCTGAAGGGCAAGGAAACCCGGCTGGCGCGGGGCGTGGCCAGCACCGGCCGCCTGGTAGTGCGCCAGGATACGGCCATTGCCCTGCTACCCGAACTGGCCGACAACAACATGAGCGGCACCCGGGTGCTGCCGTTCTTCTTTGACGCCGGCCGCTCGGAAATCCGCAACTTCCTGGGTACTAACGTGGCGGCGCTGGAAGACTTCATCGAGGCCAACCAGCGCACTGAGAAGGTGATGATTGTGGCCGGTCACTCGCCCGACTCGCTCGATGCCCACGACCTGCGCCTGGCCGACAAGCGTGTGCAGGCCCTGCAGCGCTACTACAAAAACCGCGTCGACACCGACTCCTACCTCAACCGGGTGCGCGACATCGACTTCGAAACCGAGGCCTACCACCGCCGCTGGGACTTGTTCCTGAACAAGGTGCAGGAGTCGGCGCTGAAACCGGCGCAGGTGGATTCGGTACTGCTGCTCATCAACGATACGCCCGGCACCTACGCCCAGAAGGAGAAAAGCCTGCACAGCCTGTCGTTCTTCGACTACCTGGAGCAGTACATCTATCCGGTGATGCGCTTCGGCACGGTGGCCGTGCAGTACACCGCGCCCAAGCGCTACGACTCGGAAATCTACCTGCTGTCCAAGAAGATTGTCGACAAGCAGCTGGAAGTGGATGCCCTCACGCCGGAGGAGCTGCGTTATTCGGCCACGCTCACGCCGCTGCTGGCCGAAAAGCAGCGCATCTACGAAACCTCGGCAGCTACCACGGGCCGCTGGGAAGCCTACCACAACCTGGCCGTGGTGCTGCTGCAGCGCTCTGAAAAGGAAGTCAGCGACAAGGTGCGCAAGGCCTACTTGCGCCGCGCGGCCGTCAATTTCACGCTGGCGGCGCACCGCAACCCCACGGCCACCATGTTCTACCGCGTGGCCACCGCCTACCACCGCGCCGGCGACAAGCTGGAGGCCCTGCAGAACTACGACTACGCTATCAAGCTCGGCGGCGCCCGCCCGGTGCTCGACAAAGTATTTGCCGACAAAGCCGCGCTGGAAATCGAAATCGGGCAGCTAGATGATGCGCTGGGCAGCCTCAGCTACAGCGCCAAAAGCTACCAAAACACCATGAACCGCGCCCTGATCTACCTGCTCAAGGGCAACTACGACGGGGCCGCCGGCATCTACCAGGAGGCCCTCACGCTGCAGCCCAACGACCCGCTGGCCTACTACTGCCTGGCCGTAGTGGCCGCCCGCCAGAAGGACGAGGCCAAGCTGGGTGAGAACCTGCGCCGCGCCGTGCAGCTGGACCGCAAATACGCCAACCGCGCCGTCGAGGACCTGGAGTTCATGGACTACGCCAGCGGCAAGGTGTTTCTGGAGACGCTGCGGTAG